The following proteins come from a genomic window of Lolium rigidum isolate FL_2022 chromosome 5, APGP_CSIRO_Lrig_0.1, whole genome shotgun sequence:
- the LOC124652493 gene encoding uncharacterized protein LOC124652493 — translation MQQPWRSHNSVPGSLQATMSGSRHPTAPVEQVLEIPPEFDPDSAEFVSEISDYATEFKRGDVVEIPLEFDPDATELVSDKRHNVTKLPWEGMEIPLEFDPDSPELVSDITEYTSKLKQSHERARKLRADLAVEEQREQELSRVLKGIVTVPSLSETHKRRPKRKSSIERLRVSRHLAEEAMSYFEECVSISTLDSTDFSSLEEPHQNSVGTVPRKTNSRFLLKGGSSPTDGHSYYEESDGQTQCSMSITGSDVSDSVIFSHAKSPSLGPRNSSSDDFDCFDSPRSRSSCFSFTHEPVKAVDSCDVHQYLRSFSGVISKERSNYCADDYAIQKLSETILTDVVAFKNRIEYGGLALCNVRTF, via the exons ATGCAGCAGCCTTGGAGGAGTCATAATTCAGTTCCAGGTTCACTGCAG GCCACCATGTCAGGAAGTAGACATCCAACTGCCCCAGTGGAACAAGTTCTGGAAATTCCTCCTGAGTTCGATCCAGATTCTGCTGAATTTGTCTCTGAGATTAGTGATTACGCAACAGAATTCAAAAGGGGAGATGTTGTGGAAATTCCTCTCGAGTTTGATCCCGATGCTACGGAGCTAGTTTCAGACAAAAGGCACAATGTGACGAAATTGCCATGGGAGGGAATGGAAATCCCTCTCGAGTTTGATCCAGACTCTCCTGAGCTGGTTTCTGACATCACTGAGTACACATCAAAACTGAAACAG TCACATGAACGTGCTCGAAAGCTACGGGCAGATTTGGCTGTTGAAGAGCAGCGTGAACAAGAACTGAGTCGAGTGCTGAAGGGCATAGTGACTGTTCCAAGTTTGTCTGAAACACATAAAAGGCGACCAAAAAGAAAG AGTAGTATAGAGCGACTGAGAGTGTCAAGGCATTTGGCTGAAGAGGCAATGAGTTACTTCGAGGAATGTGTTTCAATTTCAACATTAGATAGCACTGATTTCTCCTCACTTGAGGAACCTCATCAAAATTCAGTTGGCACTGTCCCGCGAAAGACCAACAGTAGATTTCTCCTGAAAGGGGGGTCCAGCCCAACTGATGGACACAGTTATTATGAG GAATCTGATGGCCAAACCCAGTGCTCAATGAGCATAACTGGATCTGATGTATCTGACAGTGTTATCTTTAGTCATGCCAAGTCCCCCAGTTTGGGCCCTAGAAACAGTTCTAGTGATGATTTCGATTGCTTTGACTCACCACGAAGCAGAAGTTCTTGTTTCTCTTTCACTCATGAGCCAGTGAAAGCTGTTGACAGCTGTGATGTTCATCAATATCTAAGGAGTTTCAGCGGAGTAATAAGTAAAGAGAGGTCAAATTATTGTGCTGATGACTATGCTATCCAGAAATTGAGTGAGACCATACTAACGGACGTGGTGGCCTTTAAGAATCGAATAGAATATGGAGGCCTTGCTCTTTGTAATGTCAGAACATTCTGA